The segment aaaaaaaaaaaatatgggaacatatataaaatgtatatggTGTATgaatgttattattaattatagatataaaggatttacattatatgttttaacatatatataaatgtatacaatatatatatatatatatacatatatatttttttttttttttatcatttaacAGTGTTATAGGTATCTACAAAAGTATGACGATTTTAACGAACATGTGTGGAAAGATAGAATAGAATGTGTTCAAAAAAggttaaaaatatgaaaaggcaacaatatgatattttattttgttataaataaaggaaaagaaaaaaaaaaaaaaaaatacgtccttttttttatattaatatgttttattaaatataaataatattacatatacatatataatataatatatgtataatattaattttttatttttttttttttttgtgattttttaaaatatatatttatatattttctttcatttGTGCATTtcataaattatattttaaattaagtcatgtattttattttcttatttttatttttttttaatattttttgttttttttttttaaatactgacgaaataataattattaatgaaaatatagaaaaataaaatactttatttatattttatatattattttaatatataactatatgattttttaaaatatataaacagGCTATTctattcattatattataaatatatattatatatatatattatatatatatatatatatatatatatatatataatattatatataaatatttattgCTTGTATTATGTAccttaaaaaaatataatttgtaATTAAAGGGgtttaaaattttaagCTTACAGTGagagaatatatataaatttatatatataaataatatacaatatgattttttattatatatacattattatataatatagatttaataatacaaaataaaatatagaaaaacataataaaattatatatttcaatcaatatatgtgatgatgatatatttataatataccatattatatttaattttatgattattattttaaataatatataataatatatatatatatatattatattttaaggcactaatatataaatatattattctttaatttttataaattagtattacatatatccaatataagtatacatcaaaaaaattaataataagcAAAAGgagatttttttttcttctcataactaaaaacaaacaaaaaaaaaaaaaaaggtatTAACTTATTTCCAACACAAAAAaagaggaaaaaaaaaaaaaaaaaaaatatatatataatatatattatatatatatatatattaatatatataataaatatttatataataatatacatttttttaatatatattataatgatttaaaaaaaaataataaaattaaaaaaagatagatttccttttttatttttctttaatcttaataaaaatataattatataaatatttatttaaataaatatatatatattttataaaacatataatttttcaaaaacGAAACacaaaaatttaaataaatatattataaattttgatGCAGAAAAATGGtaagaatataattaatattttctaagctttttgtaaattttaaatatataaatgtatctttttaaaatataatatataatatatatatatatataaatatatatatatatttgttttattttatgttattatatttaaaactGTGAAAACATAAGAACAAATcgaaaatataaaatcagaaaaaaaaaaaagaaagaaagaaaaataaaataataaatataaaaaataatattattaataaaggAATAAATTGTATATCATCCAGAAATGGTTTGATCacaattattttttctgtacatattttatttggaatatatatatatattatatatatattacataaatatatattatgtttatatgcatattattaaatttttttttttttttttttatgacCTTTTAGGGAAGAGTCAGAACTAAAACTATTAAAAGAGCTGCAAGGCAAATTGTAGAAAAGTACTATGCCAAATTAACTCTAGATTTTCAAATTAACAAAAAGATAACAGAGGAAGTAGCCATAATTCCCTCAAAGagaatgaaaaataaagttGCTGGTTTTGTTACTCACTTAATGAAAAGAATACAAAAGGGACCTGTACGTGGTATTAGTTTGAAATTACAAGAAGAAGAAAGAGAAAGACGTTTAGATTTTGTCCCAGAAAAATCACAAATTGATGTTAGCGTAATTTATGTAGAACCTGATACATTACGTATGATCAAATCCTTGGGTATAAATATTAGCAACATGAAAGTACATAATCCCATGATTAACACTAACcaacaaaaacaaaacagAATGAATAACcaattttaaaaaagaaaaaattaaaattaaaatcaATAGAACATATGTAAgtatattatgtataatatatttatataatatgtattaaaatttttgaagtatcaattttaatataaataaatagaGTAAATACAAGAACAAAattgtacatatatatatatatatatatatatatatgtacatacatacaatcatatattaaattgaATACTCATTTCtttgtacatatatatgtgtattttttttttttttttttttttttaatttttttttcatatatataacaaccactctttatcatttaatttttggaaagaaaaatttaactttgaaattaattattctttttataataaaaatattaatacttaaagatataaagttatatttatatttaagtTAGTACAACATATGAAACATGTATATTGTACTCTGGATCAATTTAATTAAATCTTGTctcattttatatttatgattttttttcaaaaataactaaataattatataattatataaatataagtatatatatatatatatatatatatgtatattatttgattatgcgaaaacaaaaaattgtcaggaattaatttttataatcaaaactataattcaaataatataaaagaatgttacatttttatatataatgcaTTTTAAAAGTGCCTTTTATAAGTAATGGCACCATTACATAAAAcagcaaaaaaaaaaaaaaaaaaaaaattagcatgtaattataaatgtctatatgtacaaatataaactatataaacatatatataaacgTATAAATTGATTGATTCACATGCACATTTGTAAAAtgaatatgtatatatatatatatatatatatatatatatatatatatatatttttacgTCAGTTAAAATCTGGAGCTTCTCCATCAGCATTTGTATTTAAATCGtcaaaatttaatttttgtcCCCATAAATTTTCCCATATTTGTAAAAGGTCATTTGTTGCTGTCTCAAAATGCGAAGTAGCATCATATGAAGAAGtaacaaaaatattgtCATCTGGTTTTTTGCTGGTAGATACATACAAATCTGAAATTTTGACAAATTTTTCTTCAATTGTTCCCAAGAGTTCTAGTGGTTTTTCGATTTCTTTTATTGGATTGTTTGTTTCTACTGTTGCTGATACGATGGCgatatattttcctttaaGTGTAACACCATGTTGAAAGGAAACAagattaatatatatatcactTTTTCTATTTAATTGATTTTGTggaataataatttgaCAGCTATTGGTTTGATTAGTTTCTGGTATTGGATTACttaaaatacatatacatcTTATGACTTGtccaatttttttaattttattttttaaatgcATAACATAACTTGGATCACATATAACTTTATCACAATAAGCAATTTCACCATCACTTGATTTTATACCACATActttattatcatcatcaaaaacaaaatctacaacatttttatttaacaTAAATGTACCTCCGTTTATTGCACACATACGGGAAAAACCTTCGGGTATACCACCTAAACCATATAatggatatataaatgGAGATTTACCAAAAGCTGATATAGACtgcatatataattttattctttCTAAAGTTAAATATGCTGGTTGTTTTAAATAATCATCATTCAAATATAAAGCCACAGCATGTCCTAAAAAATCTATAGTTAATTGACACAAATTAAAGTGcttatatatttccaaCATTGTTAATTTATATGGATCTAAATTATCCCATGTATTCCTTTTATTTGCATCCCATTCACTTACATACTGGTAAAAATTTTTACatctatttttttccattaACGATAATAATGGAGAAACTAAAGCTTCCATATCGGTAGCAGGCACCTTATGAATAAATTTTTCAGAAGATAAAAATCCTTTCTTTTGATGTTGATAAACATATGACCCTTCTACAACAAGCCATTCCAAATAATTTGTTACTCTAgtcttttttaatatttttactaAATTACCTCCAACCAAAATAAACTTCGGAATTAAGTCTACATTCCAATGTCTATTCTCTCCATACTTGCTTGGAATGTTCTCCTCTAAAGGGGCAAGAAAAAGTGGgcataaatatataaaacattgtgaaataattattatatctttgTAACAAGTATATGCAcaaacacaaaaaaaaaaaatatatacatatatatatatatatgatgtcatatataaatattactTGGCTTAAAAGTATTATACAAATTTGTTAAATTCAATGATGCAGTTTCTCCACCATAATAGTGGTTTCTGTCTAATACTAAAATCTTTTTACCTGTACAAGAGAAAAAAATCAAagcattttttttttttatatataacatatcAAGTATTAAAAGATGCAATAAGATTTTTTAATGTatcaaattaaaaaaaaaaaaaaaaaaaaaaaaaaaaaaaaaaaaaaaaaaaaaaaaaaaaaaaaaaaaaaaaaaaaaaaaaaaaaaaaaaaaaaaaaaaaaaaaaaaaaaaaaaaaaaNNNNNNNNNNNNNNNNN is part of the Plasmodium reichenowi strain SY57 chromosome 12, whole genome shotgun sequence genome and harbors:
- a CDS encoding 40S ribosomal protein S17, putative, with translation MGRVRTKTIKRAARQIVEKYYAKLTLDFQINKKITEEVAIIPSKRMKNKVAGFVTHLMKRIQKGPVRGISLKLQEEERERRLDFVPEKSQIDVSVIYVEPDTLRMIKSLGINISNMKVHNPMINTNQQKQNRMNNQF
- a CDS encoding rab specific GDP dissociation inhibitor, whose product is MNEHYDVIILGTGLKECILSGLLSHYGKKILVLDRNHYYGGETASLNLTNLYNTFKPKENIPSKYGENRHWNVDLIPKFILVGGNLVKILKKTRVTNYLEWLVVEGSYVYQHQKKGFLSSEKFIHKVPATDMEALVSPLLSLMEKNRCKNFYQYVSEWDANKRNTWDNLDPYKLTMLEIYKHFNLCQLTIDFLGHAVALYLNDDYLKQPAYLTLERIKLYMQSISAFGKSPFIYPLYGLGGIPEGFSRMCAINGGTFMLNKNVVDFVFDDDNKVCGIKSSDGEIAYCDKVICDPSYVMHLKNKIKKIGQVIRCICILSNPIPETNQTNSCQIIIPQNQLNRKSDIYINLVSFQHGVTLKGKYIAIVSATVETNNPIKEIEKPLELLGTIEEKFVKISDLYVSTSKKPDDNIFVTSSYDATSHFETATNDLLQIWENLWGQKLNFDDLNTNADGEAPDFN